One window of the Misgurnus anguillicaudatus chromosome 8, ASM2758022v2, whole genome shotgun sequence genome contains the following:
- the mbd6 gene encoding uncharacterized protein mbd6 isoform X3: protein MTGGNESAARDKDGGTALIAQIPIGWQRKVQDGAVSYISPSGTVLRSVDEVRVYLRTDGTCKCGLECPLVINKVFSFDIAAMVQAPGHQSGKIEEDMTKLCNHRRKVDAMAALCQSMQPPQQPPTGDVVCSMEGRESRGSIGDSAHCTYSQPKHNQPKSSIYPLTSPRSVLHNGSVSYVSRPLEPSSPLKKPSCQTPVGSNAPTCLKQQWSPHPHPPLSQNILQRTVHNPTSPSNNSLFPNSFSACPSPTGRAAHQGGSVKSSSPLSICSSPSRALESFSPHRRSRHSSTSSLSEQGASGSIFIQGVKPSTPTVPCSSPKLPFPPTSPCGRLEGMLQHYKDCSTTNTNTAINNQSNLQMSHVASPAHPNPSDKRNGASASPLNSTQASNLLARPLGQQKSQQNVSNSFPASNLLSAAAKAQLANQKTQNQLNTADAQSAVLEKEQQSKNTSTLAEKTLRRKRQRRSPTVLNMIKETHPSRTTGDPSTPPLLISPSHSPSSPSIPVSDNHRLPVAPPFQNAALRLQEAEESRKAGLGHSLPFSTPSPSQPLSALLQFLSMQSAQNATQVSSNTASSPSNRHTHLPPSSPRPIAPQAPQPALQVHIHPSQSQNSVPIQEPSTHLALSQMFSPMGDETTVNLKTTSSNAILNLSQSHTGMQPDLNSSVITMINQMSSPSCLTPHSVKGCESKTTEICPDNFTYHQSNHNHAVETGPVETLDHPDSDTRLPSDSEPDHSLSLSTTPTPDLSNPTADSLPLAEAFPFMNQDQLLQLLTSNAGLPSLLPPFLGSLPLGIWTGQSPSPGVTQPQQSAQAVGGILNQGSPLNVLPSTLAAQSELPLNLVGLLNPGVDGAEKPPGLQALLMASLLLGQNPAAMFPLPPLNLELPTAQQQVFTEGMSLEKTPALLDSVLMGPGLLEALQTLALPADGQSLLLSAPLTPHAFLSLNPALLAAALGQTEPLPNHTPSPPLHSQGSLSSPALVSTSVSCGPLAPPSGQEVCDPITEQDKNTHFLPPLIGPGVLGDLTALHSLLGTGPLLLPQGSSLMTQNQTALNPLTCLQLTMGPTLMTEKSANLHETSSSQQELPSAHTLNSVQAPAQQREGSTGSGTSLFDPYGSFMDTIYTSFLQVSERTESGSDSTPLSYPELPPLLQQASAPHSLSPRRACSVHNQDLSCLGMETAQSPARGTPKPSEEPSTPPPNKPAGVDALSDAPLQSAFMEEAKTDGSSKVCLYSNGIGSGMEGRAENSKDEEDDYDVGRGRPGYLSPGERALDDITEQERTEDMHTGAKRGRKRKQSLQRGAELLEGIDSIIEEPTVTKTLSRPARSTRGKRRRVVR from the exons ATGACGGGGGGCAATGAGAGTGCAGCACGGGATAAAGATGGAGGTACAGCACTCATCGCTCAGATACCCATTGGCTGGCAGAGAAAAGTACAGGATGGTGCTGTGTCTTACATCAG CCCGAGTGGAACTGTCCTGAGATCAGTGGACGAGGTCAGGGTGTATTTGCGAACAGACGGCACGTGTAAATGTGGACTTGAGTGTCCACTTGTCATAAATAAG GTTTTTAGCTTTGACATCGCTGCAATGGTTCAAGCTCCTGGTCATCAGTCAGGTAAGATAGAAGAAGACATGACCAAACTCTGCAACCATCGCAGGAAAGTTGATGCCATGGCAGCTCTATGTCAAAGCATGCAGCCGCCTCAACAGCCCCCAACCG GAGACGTTGTGTGCTCAATGGAAGGCAGAGAGTCGAGAGGATCTATTGGAGACAGCGCCCACTGCACTTACTCTCAACCGAAACACAACCAGCCCAAATCTAGCATCTATCCTTTGACCTCACCTCGCTCTGTCCTGCACAACGGCTCTGTTAGCTACGTCTCACGACCTCTAGAACCGAGTTCACCCTTGAAGAAGCCCTCGTGCCAGACGCCCGTCGGAAGCAATGCGCCCACTTGCTTAAAACAGCAGTGGAGCCCTCACCCTCATCCGCCTCTCTCCCAAAACATCCTTCAAAGAACGGTGCACAACCCCACCTCTCCCAGCAACAACAGTCTCTTCCCGAACTCCTTTTCGGCCTGTCCCTCACCGACCGGTCGAGCGGCACACCAGGGAGGAAGTGTAAAGTCGTCCTCTCCTCTGTCCATTTGCTCCTCACCCTCACGTGCGCTAGAGTCTTTCTCACCCCATCGGCGCTCTCGCCACTCCTCGACCTCTTCGCTATCCGAGCAGGGAGCTTCAGGGTCCATCTTTATCCAAGGAGTTAAACCTTCAACCCCCACCGTGCCGTGCTCCTCTCCCAAGCTTCCATTTCCCCCCACCAGCCCGTGCGGTCGTCTGGAAGGCATGCTACAACATTACAAAGATTGTAGTACTACCAACACTAACACCGCCATCAACAACCAAAGCAACCTTCAGATGTCGCATGTTGCATCGCCGGCTCATCCTAACCCGAGTGACAAGAGAAACGGGGCGTCTGCAAGCCCTCTGAACTCCACTCAAGCCTCAAACCTGCTCGCTCGTCCTCTAGGACAACAGAAGAGCCAGCAGAATGTCAGTAACTCTTTTCCAGCCAGCAATCTCCTATCTGCGGCTGCCAAAGCCCAGCTGGCCAACCAGAAAACACAGAACCAGCTCAACACAGCAGACGCTCAGTCCGCAGTCCTGGAAAAGGAGCAGCAGTCAAAG AATACCTCAACTCTTGCCGAGAAAACGTTACGACGCAAACGTCAGCGGCGCTCTCCCACTGTATTGAACATGATTAAAGAAACGCACCCGAGCCGGACGACAGGAGATCCGTCCACGCCGCCTCTCCTCATCTCTCCATCGCATTCTCCTTCCTCTCCTTCCATTCCTGTCTCAGACAACCACAGGCTCCCTGTTGCTCCCCCTTTCCAGAACGCTGCTCTTCGGCTACAGGAAGCCGAGGAAAGCCGAAAGGCGGGACTTGGTCATTCCCTCCCATTTTCTACCCCATCTCCATCCCAGCCCCTCTCTGCCCTGCTTCAGTTTCTTAGCATGCAAAGTGCACAAAATGCAACCCAGGTGTCCAGCAACACGGCTTCCTCTCCCAGCAATAGACACACACACCTGCCGCCCTCTTCGCCGAGACCCATCGCTCCACAAGCACCCCAACCTGCTTTACAAGTACACATCCACCCCTCCCAATCCCAAAACTCAGTGCCTATCCAGGAGCCATCGACTCATCTGGCCCTTTCTCAAATGTTTTCTCCGATGGGTGACGAGACAACCGTGAACCTCAAAACAACCTCCAGTAACGCTATCCTGAACTTGAGCCAGTCCCATACGGGCATGCAGCCAGACCTCAACAGTTCAGTTATCACAATGATCAACCAGATGTCCTCACCATCTTGCTTGACGCCTCACTCAGTGAAAGGTTGTGAATCCAAAACGACAGAGATTTGTCCAGACAACTTCACCTACCACCAGTCAAACCATAACCACGCTGTGGAAA CAGGTCCTGTAGAGACATTAGATCATCCAGACTCGGACACAAGACTACCGAGTGACAGTGAGCCTGATCACAGCCTCTCTCTGAGCACTACCCCCACACCCGACCTCTCCAATCCAACGGCCGACTCCCTGCCGCTAGCCGAGGCTTTTCCCTTCATGAACCAAGACCAGCTTCTTCAGCTTCTGACGTCTAACGCCGGTCTGCCCTCTCTGCTGCCGCCCTTCCTAGGCTCCCTGCCGTTAGGGATCTGGACCGGTCAATCCCCTTCGCCCGGTGTCACACAACCCCAGCAGTCGGCGCAGGCGGTCGGTGGCATCCTAAATCAGGGTTCTCCTCTCAACGTGCTGCCATCCACGCTGGCTGCTCAGAGCGAGCTTCCCCTAAACCTTGTCGGCCTGTTAAATCCGGGGGTGGATGGGGCCGAAAAGCCGCCTGGACTTCAGGCTCTCCTCATGGCCTCTCTGCTCCTCGGGCAGAATCCGGCCGCCATGTTTCCGTTGCCGCCGCTCAACCTGGAGCTTCCGACGGCCCAGCAGCAGGTGTTTACAGAGGGGATGTCTCTGGAGAAGACACCTGCTCTGCTGGACTCTGTCCTGATGGGGCCTGGGCTCCTGGAGGCTCTTCAAACGTTAGCTCTTCCCGCAGATGGCCAATCGCTCCTTCTGTCTGCTCCTCTCACCCCACATGCCTTTCTCTCCCTCAATCCCGCTTTGTTAGCGGCAGCTCTCGGCCAGACTGAACCCCTCCCTAACCACACGCCATCCCCCCCGCTTCATTCTCAG ggCTCTCTGTCCAGCCCTGCTTTAGTTTCTACCTCGGTGTCCTGTGGTCCTTTGGCGCCCCCTTCAGGACAGGAAGTATGTGACCCTATAACTGAGCAGGACAAAAACACTCACTTCTTACCCCCTCTCATTGGACCTGGGGTTCTTG GTGACCTCACAGCTCTTCATAGTTTACTAGGCACGGGTCCACTGTTACTCCCTCAGGGCTCGTCTCTGATGACACAGAACCAAACAGCCCTTAACCCTCTTACCTGTCTACAG CTTACGATGGGACCTACACTAATGACAGAAAAGTCAGCGAATCTGCACGAGACCTCGTCATCACAACAAGAACTTCCATCGGCTCATACATTGAACTCGGTTCAAGCGCCTGCGCAGCAGAGAGAGGGTTCGACGGGCAGCGGGACGAGTCTGTTCGACCCGTACGGCTCTTTTATGGACACCATCTACACCTCTTTCCTGCAGGTTAGCGAGCGCACGGAGAGCGGTTCTGACTCGACTCCCCTGTCATATCCAGAACTGCCGCCCCTCCTTCAACAGGCCAGCGCTCCGCACTCCCTCAGCCCACGCCGGGCATGTTCGGTACACAACCAGGACCTGTCGTGCCTCGGCATGGAGACGGCCCAGTCTCCGGCCCGTGGCACGCCCAAACCAAGCGAGGAACCCTCTACGCCGCCACCCAATAAACCAGCGGGTGTGGACGCCCTGTCGGATGCCCCTCTGCAGTCTGCCTTCATGGAGGAGGCCAAGACAGATGGGTCGTCTAAAGTGTGTCTCTATAGCAATGGGATCGGTTCAGGAATGGAGGGAAGAGCAGAAAACAGTAAGGATGAAGAAGACGATTATGATGTGGGACGAGGCCGACCGGGATATTTGAGTCCCGGTGAGAGAGCGCTGGATGACATCACTGAACAAGAGAGG ACTGAAGACATGCACACAGGAGCCAAGAGAGGCCGCAAGAGAAAACAATC TCTTCAGAGGGGGGCGGAGCTTCTGGAGGGGATCGACAGCATCATCGAGGAGCCCACAGTGACG AAAACTCTGTCACGGCCGGCGAGATCCACCCGGGGAAAGAGACGGCGTGTGGTTCGATAG
- the mbd6 gene encoding uncharacterized protein mbd6 isoform X2 produces MTGGNESAARDKDGGTALIAQIPIGWQRKVQDGAVSYISPSGTVLRSVDEVRVYLRTDGTCKCGLECPLVINKVFSFDIAAMVQAPGHQSGKIEEDMTKLCNHRRKVDAMAALCQSMQPPQQPPTGDVVCSMEGRESRGSIGDSAHCTYSQPKHNQPKSSIYPLTSPRSVLHNGSVSYVSRPLEPSSPLKKPSCQTPVGSNAPTCLKQQWSPHPHPPLSQNILQRTVHNPTSPSNNSLFPNSFSACPSPTGRAAHQGGSVKSSSPLSICSSPSRALESFSPHRRSRHSSTSSLSEQGASGSIFIQGVKPSTPTVPCSSPKLPFPPTSPCGRLEGMLQHYKDCSTTNTNTAINNQSNLQMSHVASPAHPNPSDKRNGASASPLNSTQASNLLARPLGQQKSQQNVSNSFPASNLLSAAAKAQLANQKTQNQLNTADAQSAVLEKEQQSKVLISTLNNNLHPTSSRTQSLTTLLLPHSPSFSQNTSTLAEKTLRRKRQRRSPTVLNMIKETHPSRTTGDPSTPPLLISPSHSPSSPSIPVSDNHRLPVAPPFQNAALRLQEAEESRKAGLGHSLPFSTPSPSQPLSALLQFLSMQSAQNATQVSSNTASSPSNRHTHLPPSSPRPIAPQAPQPALQVHIHPSQSQNSVPIQEPSTHLALSQMFSPMGDETTVNLKTTSSNAILNLSQSHTGMQPDLNSSVITMINQMSSPSCLTPHSVKGCESKTTEICPDNFTYHQSNHNHAVESPVETLDHPDSDTRLPSDSEPDHSLSLSTTPTPDLSNPTADSLPLAEAFPFMNQDQLLQLLTSNAGLPSLLPPFLGSLPLGIWTGQSPSPGVTQPQQSAQAVGGILNQGSPLNVLPSTLAAQSELPLNLVGLLNPGVDGAEKPPGLQALLMASLLLGQNPAAMFPLPPLNLELPTAQQQVFTEGMSLEKTPALLDSVLMGPGLLEALQTLALPADGQSLLLSAPLTPHAFLSLNPALLAAALGQTEPLPNHTPSPPLHSQGSLSSPALVSTSVSCGPLAPPSGQEVCDPITEQDKNTHFLPPLIGPGVLGDLTALHSLLGTGPLLLPQGSSLMTQNQTALNPLTCLQLTMGPTLMTEKSANLHETSSSQQELPSAHTLNSVQAPAQQREGSTGSGTSLFDPYGSFMDTIYTSFLQVSERTESGSDSTPLSYPELPPLLQQASAPHSLSPRRACSVHNQDLSCLGMETAQSPARGTPKPSEEPSTPPPNKPAGVDALSDAPLQSAFMEEAKTDGSSKVCLYSNGIGSGMEGRAENSKDEEDDYDVGRGRPGYLSPGERALDDITEQERTEDMHTGAKRGRKRKQSLQRGAELLEGIDSIIEEPTVTKTLSRPARSTRGKRRRVVR; encoded by the exons ATGACGGGGGGCAATGAGAGTGCAGCACGGGATAAAGATGGAGGTACAGCACTCATCGCTCAGATACCCATTGGCTGGCAGAGAAAAGTACAGGATGGTGCTGTGTCTTACATCAG CCCGAGTGGAACTGTCCTGAGATCAGTGGACGAGGTCAGGGTGTATTTGCGAACAGACGGCACGTGTAAATGTGGACTTGAGTGTCCACTTGTCATAAATAAG GTTTTTAGCTTTGACATCGCTGCAATGGTTCAAGCTCCTGGTCATCAGTCAGGTAAGATAGAAGAAGACATGACCAAACTCTGCAACCATCGCAGGAAAGTTGATGCCATGGCAGCTCTATGTCAAAGCATGCAGCCGCCTCAACAGCCCCCAACCG GAGACGTTGTGTGCTCAATGGAAGGCAGAGAGTCGAGAGGATCTATTGGAGACAGCGCCCACTGCACTTACTCTCAACCGAAACACAACCAGCCCAAATCTAGCATCTATCCTTTGACCTCACCTCGCTCTGTCCTGCACAACGGCTCTGTTAGCTACGTCTCACGACCTCTAGAACCGAGTTCACCCTTGAAGAAGCCCTCGTGCCAGACGCCCGTCGGAAGCAATGCGCCCACTTGCTTAAAACAGCAGTGGAGCCCTCACCCTCATCCGCCTCTCTCCCAAAACATCCTTCAAAGAACGGTGCACAACCCCACCTCTCCCAGCAACAACAGTCTCTTCCCGAACTCCTTTTCGGCCTGTCCCTCACCGACCGGTCGAGCGGCACACCAGGGAGGAAGTGTAAAGTCGTCCTCTCCTCTGTCCATTTGCTCCTCACCCTCACGTGCGCTAGAGTCTTTCTCACCCCATCGGCGCTCTCGCCACTCCTCGACCTCTTCGCTATCCGAGCAGGGAGCTTCAGGGTCCATCTTTATCCAAGGAGTTAAACCTTCAACCCCCACCGTGCCGTGCTCCTCTCCCAAGCTTCCATTTCCCCCCACCAGCCCGTGCGGTCGTCTGGAAGGCATGCTACAACATTACAAAGATTGTAGTACTACCAACACTAACACCGCCATCAACAACCAAAGCAACCTTCAGATGTCGCATGTTGCATCGCCGGCTCATCCTAACCCGAGTGACAAGAGAAACGGGGCGTCTGCAAGCCCTCTGAACTCCACTCAAGCCTCAAACCTGCTCGCTCGTCCTCTAGGACAACAGAAGAGCCAGCAGAATGTCAGTAACTCTTTTCCAGCCAGCAATCTCCTATCTGCGGCTGCCAAAGCCCAGCTGGCCAACCAGAAAACACAGAACCAGCTCAACACAGCAGACGCTCAGTCCGCAGTCCTGGAAAAGGAGCAGCAGTCAAAGGTATTGATTAGCACTTTAAACAATAACCTTCACCCCACCTCATCCAGAACACAGTCCCTGACCACCCTCTTGCTTCCGCACTCCCCTTCCTTTTCCCAGAATACCTCAACTCTTGCCGAGAAAACGTTACGACGCAAACGTCAGCGGCGCTCTCCCACTGTATTGAACATGATTAAAGAAACGCACCCGAGCCGGACGACAGGAGATCCGTCCACGCCGCCTCTCCTCATCTCTCCATCGCATTCTCCTTCCTCTCCTTCCATTCCTGTCTCAGACAACCACAGGCTCCCTGTTGCTCCCCCTTTCCAGAACGCTGCTCTTCGGCTACAGGAAGCCGAGGAAAGCCGAAAGGCGGGACTTGGTCATTCCCTCCCATTTTCTACCCCATCTCCATCCCAGCCCCTCTCTGCCCTGCTTCAGTTTCTTAGCATGCAAAGTGCACAAAATGCAACCCAGGTGTCCAGCAACACGGCTTCCTCTCCCAGCAATAGACACACACACCTGCCGCCCTCTTCGCCGAGACCCATCGCTCCACAAGCACCCCAACCTGCTTTACAAGTACACATCCACCCCTCCCAATCCCAAAACTCAGTGCCTATCCAGGAGCCATCGACTCATCTGGCCCTTTCTCAAATGTTTTCTCCGATGGGTGACGAGACAACCGTGAACCTCAAAACAACCTCCAGTAACGCTATCCTGAACTTGAGCCAGTCCCATACGGGCATGCAGCCAGACCTCAACAGTTCAGTTATCACAATGATCAACCAGATGTCCTCACCATCTTGCTTGACGCCTCACTCAGTGAAAGGTTGTGAATCCAAAACGACAGAGATTTGTCCAGACAACTTCACCTACCACCAGTCAAACCATAACCACGCTGTGGAAA GTCCTGTAGAGACATTAGATCATCCAGACTCGGACACAAGACTACCGAGTGACAGTGAGCCTGATCACAGCCTCTCTCTGAGCACTACCCCCACACCCGACCTCTCCAATCCAACGGCCGACTCCCTGCCGCTAGCCGAGGCTTTTCCCTTCATGAACCAAGACCAGCTTCTTCAGCTTCTGACGTCTAACGCCGGTCTGCCCTCTCTGCTGCCGCCCTTCCTAGGCTCCCTGCCGTTAGGGATCTGGACCGGTCAATCCCCTTCGCCCGGTGTCACACAACCCCAGCAGTCGGCGCAGGCGGTCGGTGGCATCCTAAATCAGGGTTCTCCTCTCAACGTGCTGCCATCCACGCTGGCTGCTCAGAGCGAGCTTCCCCTAAACCTTGTCGGCCTGTTAAATCCGGGGGTGGATGGGGCCGAAAAGCCGCCTGGACTTCAGGCTCTCCTCATGGCCTCTCTGCTCCTCGGGCAGAATCCGGCCGCCATGTTTCCGTTGCCGCCGCTCAACCTGGAGCTTCCGACGGCCCAGCAGCAGGTGTTTACAGAGGGGATGTCTCTGGAGAAGACACCTGCTCTGCTGGACTCTGTCCTGATGGGGCCTGGGCTCCTGGAGGCTCTTCAAACGTTAGCTCTTCCCGCAGATGGCCAATCGCTCCTTCTGTCTGCTCCTCTCACCCCACATGCCTTTCTCTCCCTCAATCCCGCTTTGTTAGCGGCAGCTCTCGGCCAGACTGAACCCCTCCCTAACCACACGCCATCCCCCCCGCTTCATTCTCAG ggCTCTCTGTCCAGCCCTGCTTTAGTTTCTACCTCGGTGTCCTGTGGTCCTTTGGCGCCCCCTTCAGGACAGGAAGTATGTGACCCTATAACTGAGCAGGACAAAAACACTCACTTCTTACCCCCTCTCATTGGACCTGGGGTTCTTG GTGACCTCACAGCTCTTCATAGTTTACTAGGCACGGGTCCACTGTTACTCCCTCAGGGCTCGTCTCTGATGACACAGAACCAAACAGCCCTTAACCCTCTTACCTGTCTACAG CTTACGATGGGACCTACACTAATGACAGAAAAGTCAGCGAATCTGCACGAGACCTCGTCATCACAACAAGAACTTCCATCGGCTCATACATTGAACTCGGTTCAAGCGCCTGCGCAGCAGAGAGAGGGTTCGACGGGCAGCGGGACGAGTCTGTTCGACCCGTACGGCTCTTTTATGGACACCATCTACACCTCTTTCCTGCAGGTTAGCGAGCGCACGGAGAGCGGTTCTGACTCGACTCCCCTGTCATATCCAGAACTGCCGCCCCTCCTTCAACAGGCCAGCGCTCCGCACTCCCTCAGCCCACGCCGGGCATGTTCGGTACACAACCAGGACCTGTCGTGCCTCGGCATGGAGACGGCCCAGTCTCCGGCCCGTGGCACGCCCAAACCAAGCGAGGAACCCTCTACGCCGCCACCCAATAAACCAGCGGGTGTGGACGCCCTGTCGGATGCCCCTCTGCAGTCTGCCTTCATGGAGGAGGCCAAGACAGATGGGTCGTCTAAAGTGTGTCTCTATAGCAATGGGATCGGTTCAGGAATGGAGGGAAGAGCAGAAAACAGTAAGGATGAAGAAGACGATTATGATGTGGGACGAGGCCGACCGGGATATTTGAGTCCCGGTGAGAGAGCGCTGGATGACATCACTGAACAAGAGAGG ACTGAAGACATGCACACAGGAGCCAAGAGAGGCCGCAAGAGAAAACAATC TCTTCAGAGGGGGGCGGAGCTTCTGGAGGGGATCGACAGCATCATCGAGGAGCCCACAGTGACG AAAACTCTGTCACGGCCGGCGAGATCCACCCGGGGAAAGAGACGGCGTGTGGTTCGATAG